A genomic segment from Diospyros lotus cultivar Yz01 chromosome 5, ASM1463336v1, whole genome shotgun sequence encodes:
- the LOC127801615 gene encoding acetylajmalan esterase-like yields the protein MAAKRMLFSLLLPLCSLFFFLLSNPCNAHHLKICHFDQIYQLGDSISDTGNLIREPIGANTPFAKLPYGETFFSSATGRCSNGLLMIDYIAASAGLPLLNPYKNAEADFRHGVNFAVAGSTALPVENLASKKIVSPVTTSSLNVQLDWMFSHFNSTCHTERDCLEKLKDSLFMVGEIGGNDYNYALLQGNSIEQVKTDLVPEVVQEIARAVRRVISYGAVRVVIPGNFPIGCLPIYLTAFETNTTAAYDGNHCLKNLNSFASYHNNLLRETIKELKKEFPNVVIVYGDYYHTYKWLLKNAVAFGFDPMSTQKSCCGTGGNYNFNLNKMCGQDVSACLNPNQYISWDGIHSTQEAYRIMAERLLQKIFPQLHCSI from the exons atggctGCCAAGCGAATGCTTTTTTCCCTACTCCTACCCCTTtgctccctcttcttcttcctcctttccaATCCATGCAATGCCCACCACCTCAAGATATGTCACTTCGACCAGATTTATCAGCTCGGAGATTCCATCTCTGACACTGGCAACTTGATTCGTGAGCCCATCGGGGCAAACACTCCCTTTGCCAAACTTCCATATGGTGAAACCTTCTTCAGTAGCGCAACCGGTCGTTGCTCCAACGGCCTACTAATGATAGATTATATCG ccGCTTCGGCTGGACTCCCACTTCTCAACCCCTACAAGAATGCTGAAGCTGACTTCAGACATGGGGTGAACTTTGCTGTTGCTGGCTCTACTGCATTACCGGTAGAGAATCTAGCTAGCAAGAAGATTGTGTCTCCAGTAACTACAAGCTCTCTTAACGTGCAACTTGATTGGATGTTTTCCCATTTTAATTCCACTTGCCACACAGAAAGAG ATTGTTTGGAGAAGCTTAAAGACTCCCTATTCATGGTTGGAGAGATAGGAGGAAACGATTACAACTATGCATTGCTTCAAGGCAACAGTATTGAGCAAGTAAAGACTGATTTGGTGCCTGAGGTTGTCCAAGAAATAGCCAGAGCTGTAAGA AGAGTCATAAGCTATGGAGCTGTTAGAGTTGTCATCCCCGGTAACTTTCCAATAGGTTGCCTTCCAATTTACCTAACTGCATTTGAGACCAACACGACTGCAGCCTACGATGGAAATCACTGTCTCAAGAACCTAAACAGTTTTGCAAGCTATCACAATAATCTTCTACGGGAAACCATCAAAGAGCTGAAGAAAGAATTCCCCAATGTGGTTATTGTGTATGGTGACTACTACCACACATACAAGTGGCTTCTCAAGAATGCTGTTGCTTTTG GATTTGACCCAATGTCAACACAGAAGTCTTGTTGTGGAACTGGAGGAAACTATAATTTCAATCTCAATAAAATGTGTGGACAAGATGTTTCAGCTTGCTTGAATCCAAACCAATATATCAGCTGGGATGGGATTCACTCTACGCAAGAGGCATATCGGATCATGGCTGAAAGGCTTCTCCAAAAGATCTTCCCGCAGCTTCATTGTAGCATTTAG